Proteins encoded together in one Pantoea sp. CCBC3-3-1 window:
- a CDS encoding XTP/dITP diphosphatase: MQKVVLATGNAGKVRELADLLADFGLNIVAQTELGVESAEETGLTFIENAILKARHAAAITGLPAIADDSGLAVDALGGAPGIYSARYAGLDASDSQNTAKLLQALENVADGKRTAQFHCVLVYLRHAEDPTPLVFHGSWQGEIARAMSGEGGFGYDPVFYVPTLGKTAAELTKDEKRAVSHRGKALSLMLEALRNA; encoded by the coding sequence ATGCAAAAAGTAGTGCTCGCCACCGGCAATGCCGGAAAAGTTCGTGAACTGGCTGATTTGCTGGCCGACTTTGGCCTCAACATCGTGGCGCAAACCGAGCTGGGCGTGGAGTCTGCCGAAGAAACCGGCCTGACTTTTATTGAGAATGCCATCCTGAAAGCGCGTCATGCGGCAGCGATAACGGGTCTGCCCGCGATTGCCGATGATTCTGGCCTGGCTGTGGATGCGCTGGGCGGCGCGCCGGGGATCTACTCCGCGCGCTATGCCGGCCTTGATGCCAGCGACTCGCAAAATACCGCGAAGCTGCTTCAGGCGCTGGAAAATGTCGCCGACGGCAAACGTACGGCACAGTTTCACTGCGTGCTGGTCTATCTGCGCCATGCTGAAGATCCTACGCCGCTGGTGTTCCACGGCAGCTGGCAGGGTGAAATCGCCCGCGCTATGTCGGGTGAAGGCGGCTTTGGCTACGATCCGGTTTTCTATGTGCCAACACTGGGTAAAACCGCTGCCGAGCTGACGAAAGATGAAAAACGGGCGGTTTCGCACCGTGGCAAAGCGTTAAGCCTGATGCTGGAAGCGTTGCGCAATGCATAA
- the hemW gene encoding radical SAM family heme chaperone HemW: protein MHNLPPLSLYIHIPWCVQKCPYCDFNSHALKGEVPHEEYVRHLLADLDIDLPLMSGREVSTIFIGGGTPSLLSSEAMQMLLDGVRARLPLSPTAEITMEANPGTVEADRFSGYQRAGINRISIGVQSFSQQKLTRLGRIHGPDEAKRAAHLATDLGLRSFNLDLMHGLPDQSLDEALSDLRQAIELNPPHLSWYQLTIEPNTLFASRPPILPDDDALWDIFEQGHQLLTAAGYEQYETSAYAKPGYRCEHNLNYWRFGDYLGIGCGAHGKLTQPDGRIVRTSKTKHPRGFMAGNYLDKQYDVADKEKPFEFFMSRFRLLEAAPREEFGRYTGLAEEVIRPQINEALAKGYLTETAEHWQITEKGKLFLNSLLELFLAEE, encoded by the coding sequence ATGCATAATCTGCCGCCACTCAGCCTTTATATCCACATTCCCTGGTGCGTGCAGAAATGCCCTTACTGCGATTTCAACTCGCATGCGCTTAAGGGCGAAGTGCCGCATGAAGAGTATGTGCGCCATCTGCTGGCCGATTTGGATATCGATCTGCCTCTGATGTCCGGCCGTGAAGTGAGCACCATTTTTATCGGCGGCGGCACGCCAAGCTTGTTGAGCAGTGAAGCGATGCAGATGCTGCTGGATGGTGTGCGGGCACGTCTTCCGCTGTCGCCAACGGCTGAAATCACCATGGAAGCGAATCCGGGCACCGTGGAAGCAGACCGCTTCAGCGGCTATCAGCGAGCCGGTATCAATCGCATCTCTATTGGCGTGCAAAGTTTCAGCCAGCAGAAGCTGACGCGTCTGGGACGCATTCACGGCCCTGATGAAGCCAAACGCGCGGCGCATTTGGCTACGGATTTAGGCCTGCGTAGTTTTAATCTCGATTTGATGCACGGTCTGCCGGATCAGTCGCTGGACGAAGCGCTGAGCGATCTGCGCCAGGCGATTGAGCTGAATCCGCCTCATCTTTCCTGGTATCAGCTGACCATCGAACCGAATACGCTGTTTGCTTCCCGTCCGCCGATTCTGCCGGATGACGATGCGCTCTGGGATATTTTTGAACAGGGTCATCAGTTACTGACCGCGGCGGGTTACGAGCAGTATGAAACCTCCGCCTATGCTAAACCGGGCTACCGCTGTGAGCACAACCTCAACTACTGGCGCTTTGGCGACTATCTGGGGATTGGCTGCGGCGCGCACGGGAAACTGACACAGCCGGATGGACGTATTGTCCGTACCAGCAAGACGAAGCATCCGCGTGGGTTTATGGCGGGTAACTATCTGGACAAGCAGTATGACGTTGCGGATAAAGAGAAGCCGTTCGAGTTCTTTATGAGCCGTTTCCGCCTGCTGGAAGCCGCGCCGCGCGAGGAGTTCGGCCGCTACACCGGCCTGGCCGAAGAGGTTATTCGTCCGCAAATCAACGAAGCGCTGGCAAAAGGTTATCTCACAGAGACCGCAGAACACTGGCAGATCACCGAGAAAGGAAAACTGTTCCTGAACTCGCTGCTGGAGCTGTTTTTGGCAGAAGAGTAA
- a CDS encoding DUF2884 domain-containing protein, producing the protein MRKAMVVGAFLLVAAGQAQADYQCSVNPQDDVVISPQTVQVVGASGNLVITPTGDVQRNGQSIKPDNATRQTAIDYQAALRRDLPWIDQGAHQRLEKGRVALDRVIVEKLGQGSKVRSRLTKLDEQLKQQMSRIIERRSDGLTFHHQAIQQVRQDGERLVQSALGGIVQDSLNEMGTQPSSGGNSLQAMMGSLGGLQQAVQAEWSNQEADFQNFGHEVCNRVTSLEQQRKSLINGMK; encoded by the coding sequence ATGCGTAAAGCGATGGTCGTAGGGGCATTCTTACTGGTTGCGGCGGGTCAGGCGCAGGCTGATTACCAATGTAGCGTGAATCCTCAGGATGACGTTGTTATTTCTCCTCAGACGGTACAGGTGGTTGGTGCCAGCGGTAATCTTGTCATTACCCCAACCGGTGATGTGCAGCGCAACGGGCAGTCGATCAAACCAGACAATGCCACCCGGCAAACAGCGATCGATTATCAGGCTGCATTACGCCGCGATTTACCCTGGATCGATCAAGGCGCTCACCAGCGTCTTGAAAAAGGCCGTGTGGCGCTGGACAGGGTGATTGTTGAGAAACTGGGGCAGGGCAGCAAGGTTCGTAGTCGGCTGACTAAGCTGGACGAGCAGTTAAAACAGCAAATGAGCCGCATTATCGAACGCCGCAGCGACGGCCTGACCTTCCATCATCAGGCTATTCAACAGGTTCGTCAGGACGGTGAACGCCTGGTGCAAAGCGCGCTGGGCGGCATCGTGCAGGACAGCCTCAATGAAATGGGCACTCAGCCATCCAGCGGCGGCAACTCTTTGCAGGCGATGATGGGAAGCCTTGGTGGCCTACAGCAGGCGGTGCAGGCTGAATGGAGCAATCAGGAAGCGGATTTCCAGAATTTCGGCCACGAGGTGTGTAATCGTGTTACCAGCCTGGAGCAACAGCGTAAATCGTTGATAAACGGGATGAAATAA
- a CDS encoding YggL family protein codes for MATQRSRRLRKKMHIDEFQELGFSVGFSFPEGSSSETIDTTVDALIEEVIDPNGLAFDGSGYLHWEGLVCLQQIGKCTDEHRELVRKWLEDHKLTNVQVTELFDVWWD; via the coding sequence ATGGCTACCCAACGCAGTCGTCGTTTGCGTAAAAAAATGCATATTGATGAGTTTCAGGAACTGGGCTTTTCCGTGGGCTTCTCTTTCCCGGAAGGCAGCAGCAGTGAAACGATCGATACAACCGTTGATGCGCTGATTGAAGAAGTGATCGACCCCAACGGCCTGGCTTTCGATGGCAGCGGTTATCTGCATTGGGAAGGTTTGGTCTGCCTGCAGCAGATTGGCAAGTGTACCGATGAGCATCGCGAGCTGGTGCGTAAATGGCTTGAGGATCACAAACTGACCAATGTTCAGGTGACCGAACTTTTTGACGTCTGGTGGGACTAA
- the trmB gene encoding tRNA (guanosine(46)-N7)-methyltransferase TrmB produces the protein MKNDVITPEFDEDGRPMRRIRSFVRRQGRLTKGQQHALDHFWPVKGVEYQPEPVDLAELFGREAPVVLEIGFGMGASLVAMAAANPQQNFLGIEVHSPGVGACLSTAHEAGVENLRVMCHDAVDVLDKMIPDHSLRMVQLFFPDPWHKARHNKRRIVQVAFAELVMRKLKLGGVFHMATDWEAYAVHMLEVMSSISGFKNQSPTLDYVPRPDSRPLTKFEQRGQRLGHGVWDLMFERIK, from the coding sequence ATGAAGAATGATGTTATTACACCGGAGTTTGACGAAGACGGCCGTCCAATGCGCCGTATTCGCAGCTTCGTACGTCGTCAGGGCCGCCTGACGAAAGGCCAGCAGCATGCGCTGGACCATTTCTGGCCGGTAAAAGGGGTGGAGTATCAGCCTGAGCCGGTGGATCTGGCGGAACTGTTTGGCCGTGAAGCGCCTGTGGTTCTGGAGATCGGCTTTGGGATGGGCGCCTCGCTGGTGGCGATGGCGGCAGCGAACCCCCAGCAGAACTTCCTTGGTATTGAAGTGCACTCGCCTGGCGTAGGTGCCTGCCTTAGCACTGCGCATGAGGCTGGCGTGGAGAATCTGCGCGTGATGTGTCACGATGCGGTGGACGTGCTGGATAAGATGATCCCGGATCACTCGCTGCGTATGGTGCAGCTGTTTTTCCCGGATCCCTGGCATAAAGCGCGTCATAACAAGCGTCGCATTGTTCAGGTAGCTTTTGCTGAGCTGGTAATGCGTAAACTGAAGCTGGGTGGTGTATTCCACATGGCTACCGACTGGGAAGCTTATGCCGTGCATATGCTGGAAGTCATGAGCTCGATTTCCGGCTTTAAAAACCAGTCGCCGACGCTTGATTACGTGCCGCGTCCGGACTCGCGCCCGTTAACGAAATTTGAGCAGCGTGGACAGCGTCTTGGTCACGGTGTATGGGATTTGATGTTTGAGAGGATTAAATAA
- the mutY gene encoding A/G-specific adenine glycosylase, whose protein sequence is MMQAPQFSRQVLDWYQRFGRKTLPWQQEKTPYKVWLSEVMLQQTQVATVIPYFERFMTRFPTVADLAAAPLDEVLHLWTGLGYYARARNLHKAAIMVVEKHAGTFPETFEEVADLPGVGRSTAGAILSLSLGKHFPILDGNVKRVLARCYAVAGWPGKKEVEKRLWQISEEVTPAEGVSQFNQAMMDLGAMVCTRSKPKCEICPLNLGCIAYANGSWANYPGKKPKQTLPERTGWMLMMQRDEKVWLEQRPPVGLWGGLFCFPQFATRPELEQWLQQRGIDAASLSQGIAFRHTFSHFHLDIVPMWLKLPQASAAMDEPAGLWYNLAQPPSVGLAAPVERLLQQLRQPQQTALALRATDEEE, encoded by the coding sequence ATGATGCAAGCGCCGCAGTTCTCACGGCAGGTACTGGACTGGTATCAGCGCTTTGGCCGTAAAACCCTGCCGTGGCAACAGGAAAAAACGCCTTATAAAGTCTGGCTTTCTGAGGTTATGCTACAACAAACCCAGGTAGCGACCGTTATCCCCTATTTTGAACGGTTTATGACGCGCTTCCCCACGGTAGCCGATCTGGCAGCCGCACCGCTTGATGAGGTGCTGCATCTGTGGACCGGGCTTGGCTACTATGCCCGCGCACGAAATTTACATAAAGCCGCCATCATGGTGGTAGAAAAGCATGCGGGCACATTCCCGGAGACGTTTGAAGAAGTAGCGGATTTGCCTGGCGTGGGCCGCTCAACGGCTGGCGCTATTCTTTCTCTTTCTCTTGGCAAACATTTTCCCATCCTCGACGGCAACGTGAAGCGCGTGCTGGCCCGCTGCTACGCCGTTGCAGGCTGGCCGGGAAAAAAAGAGGTAGAAAAACGCCTGTGGCAAATCAGCGAAGAGGTGACGCCAGCCGAAGGCGTCAGCCAGTTTAACCAGGCGATGATGGATCTTGGGGCGATGGTCTGCACGCGCTCAAAACCAAAATGTGAAATTTGCCCGCTGAATCTCGGCTGTATAGCTTACGCCAACGGCAGCTGGGCTAATTATCCCGGCAAGAAACCAAAACAGACGCTGCCCGAGCGCACCGGCTGGATGCTGATGATGCAGCGCGACGAGAAGGTCTGGCTGGAACAGCGGCCTCCGGTGGGCCTGTGGGGCGGGCTGTTCTGCTTCCCACAATTTGCTACCCGCCCCGAGCTGGAGCAGTGGCTCCAGCAGCGCGGGATCGATGCGGCCTCACTGTCGCAGGGCATCGCTTTTCGCCACACCTTCAGCCATTTTCACCTGGATATCGTGCCAATGTGGCTGAAACTGCCTCAGGCCAGCGCCGCAATGGATGAACCCGCTGGTCTCTGGTATAACTTAGCGCAGCCGCCGTCCGTCGGGCTGGCCGCCCCGGTGGAACGCCTGCTACAGCAGCTGCGTCAGCCGCAACAAACCGCGCTGGCTCTCCGCGCGACAGATGAGGAAGAATAA
- a CDS encoding oxidative damage protection protein, which produces MSRTIFCTFLQRDAEGQDFQLYPGEVGKRIYNEISKEAWSQWMSKQTMLINEKKLSMMNPEDRKLLEQEMVKFLFEGHDVHIEGFTPPEE; this is translated from the coding sequence ATGAGCAGAACTATTTTTTGCACGTTCCTGCAACGTGATGCTGAAGGACAGGATTTCCAGCTTTATCCCGGCGAAGTGGGCAAGCGTATCTATAACGAGATCTCGAAAGAGGCCTGGTCGCAGTGGATGAGTAAGCAAACCATGCTGATTAACGAAAAGAAGCTCAGCATGATGAACCCGGAAGACCGCAAACTGCTTGAGCAGGAGATGGTGAAATTCCTGTTCGAAGGACACGACGTCCATATCGAAGGTTTTACCCCGCCAGAAGAATAA
- the mltC gene encoding membrane-bound lytic murein transglycosylase MltC, translating into MNKKLIGLLVIAPLLISCSSNKKPVFHEEWVKDTNGFDILMGQFAHNIENIWGINEVLIAGPKDYVKYSDQYYTRSHINFDAGSITIETIAGTDPMASLRQAIITTLLIGEDPGNVDLYSDANDIQLGQEPLLYGQVLDNTGQAIRWQGRAASFADYLIQNKLQRRNSGLHVIWSVTIPMVPNHLDKRAHKYLPMVRKAAEKYGVDQSLILAIMQIESSFNPYAVSHSDALGLMQVVQHTAGVDVFRMKGKWGKPSRSYLLDPENNIDAGTAYLSILQGSYLGGITNPISRRYAVITAYNGGAGSVLKVFSSDKGRAFNAINDLSPAEVYQTLATNHPSAESRRYLYKVSNAQKSYHRY; encoded by the coding sequence ATGAATAAGAAGCTGATAGGTTTACTGGTTATTGCGCCGTTGTTGATCTCCTGCTCCAGCAATAAAAAGCCGGTTTTCCATGAAGAATGGGTTAAGGACACCAACGGATTCGATATCCTGATGGGGCAGTTTGCCCACAACATCGAAAATATCTGGGGCATTAACGAGGTGCTGATCGCTGGCCCGAAAGATTACGTAAAATATAGCGATCAATATTACACCCGCAGCCATATCAACTTTGATGCCGGTTCCATCACTATCGAGACCATTGCCGGAACCGATCCGATGGCCAGCCTGCGTCAGGCAATTATCACCACGCTGTTGATCGGTGAAGATCCTGGCAATGTCGATCTTTATTCCGATGCCAACGATATCCAGCTTGGTCAGGAGCCGCTGCTGTACGGCCAGGTGTTAGATAATACCGGTCAGGCGATCCGCTGGCAGGGTCGTGCCGCCAGCTTCGCCGATTACCTGATCCAGAATAAACTTCAGCGCCGTAATTCAGGCCTGCATGTTATCTGGTCGGTGACCATCCCGATGGTACCTAACCATTTGGATAAGCGTGCGCATAAATATCTGCCGATGGTACGTAAAGCGGCTGAAAAATATGGCGTCGATCAGTCACTGATCCTGGCGATTATGCAGATCGAGTCGAGCTTTAACCCTTATGCCGTCAGTCATTCCGACGCGCTGGGACTGATGCAGGTTGTACAGCATACCGCAGGCGTGGATGTGTTCCGCATGAAGGGTAAATGGGGCAAGCCAAGCCGCAGCTATCTGCTGGATCCGGAAAATAATATCGATGCCGGAACGGCCTATCTTTCTATCTTGCAGGGCAGTTACCTGGGCGGCATTACTAATCCGATTTCGCGGCGCTATGCGGTCATCACCGCTTACAACGGCGGTGCAGGCAGCGTGCTGAAAGTGTTCTCCAGCGATAAGGGGCGGGCCTTTAACGCCATTAATGACCTGTCGCCGGCTGAAGTTTATCAGACGCTGGCCACTAACCATCCTTCTGCTGAATCACGTCGCTACCTCTACAAAGTGAGCAACGCGCAGAAAAGCTATCACCGTTATTAA
- a CDS encoding phosphoenolpyruvate hydrolase family protein: MAFTRQEILTKFNAMIARREPIIGGGAGTGLSAKCEEAGGIDLIVIYNSGRYRMAGRGSLAGLLAYGNANEIVVDMAKEVLPVVKNTPVLAGVNGTDPFCHFDKFLDDLKAMGFSGVQNFPTVGLIDGNFRANLEETGMGYGLEVEMIRLAHQKGLLTTPYVFSEENAVAMTEAGADIIVPHMGLTTGGNIGAETALKLSDCVPLINQWAEAAKRVRKDVIVLCHGGPISTPEDAQYILSHCPQCDGFYGASSMERLPTEVALTETTRKFKNISL, from the coding sequence ATGGCTTTTACCCGTCAGGAGATACTGACTAAATTTAACGCAATGATTGCGCGCCGTGAACCTATCATCGGCGGCGGTGCGGGTACCGGACTCTCTGCAAAATGTGAAGAAGCTGGCGGCATCGACCTGATAGTGATTTATAATTCAGGCCGCTATCGCATGGCCGGACGCGGTTCACTTGCTGGCCTTCTCGCCTATGGCAATGCAAACGAAATTGTCGTGGATATGGCGAAAGAAGTCCTGCCGGTAGTGAAAAACACGCCGGTGCTGGCTGGCGTCAATGGCACCGATCCTTTCTGTCATTTCGATAAGTTTCTTGATGATTTAAAAGCGATGGGTTTCTCCGGCGTACAAAATTTCCCCACCGTGGGCCTGATTGACGGCAACTTCCGGGCAAACCTTGAAGAGACCGGCATGGGCTATGGGCTGGAAGTGGAAATGATACGCCTGGCTCATCAAAAAGGCCTGCTCACTACGCCCTATGTATTTAGCGAAGAAAATGCCGTGGCCATGACCGAAGCGGGCGCAGATATTATCGTGCCGCATATGGGGCTGACTACCGGCGGCAATATTGGTGCAGAAACGGCACTTAAGTTATCAGATTGCGTGCCGCTTATTAACCAGTGGGCAGAGGCTGCAAAGCGTGTACGCAAGGATGTGATTGTGTTGTGTCATGGAGGGCCCATCTCAACTCCTGAAGATGCGCAGTACATACTTAGCCACTGCCCGCAGTGTGATGGATTTTACGGTGCCAGCTCCATGGAGCGGTTGCCAACGGAAGTCGCACTGACCGAAACAACCAGAAAATTTAAAAATATAAGTCTTTAA
- a CDS encoding Tm-1-like ATP-binding domain-containing protein, with protein sequence MTINTRYIYVVATADTKGRELFYVSDCLSKAGANVLTVDLSTQLVSTASQADFPPELIADFHPNGRDAVFCGDRGKAIDAMALAFKTFLTKRGDLAGVIGMGGSCGTALITPAMQALPVGIPKVMVSTMASGDISGYVGASDISMIYSVTDVAGLNRISRQVLGNAANQIAGAVLFPLEENAADKPALGLTMFGVTTPCIQTVSAMLEDDYDCLVFHATGSGGKAMEKLADSGMLSGLLDLTTTEVCDMLFDGVLACDETRFDAVANKRIPCVMSCGALDMVNFGHQSTVPQKYAGRLFYHHNAQVTLMRTTAEENVAMAKWIAEKLNRCDGNLVFLIPEGGFSLLDAPGQPFWSPEASQAFITTLEAHVQQTESRKILRLPFNINDPQFAVAAVKQFQQLVEKEF encoded by the coding sequence ATGACTATTAATACTCGCTATATTTACGTTGTTGCTACAGCAGATACTAAAGGAAGGGAACTGTTTTATGTTAGCGATTGCCTGAGCAAGGCAGGGGCTAACGTACTCACGGTTGACCTGTCTACTCAATTAGTTAGCACCGCTTCGCAGGCTGATTTTCCTCCTGAACTGATTGCTGATTTTCATCCCAACGGACGCGATGCCGTGTTCTGCGGTGACCGTGGAAAAGCTATTGATGCTATGGCACTGGCATTTAAGACTTTCCTCACTAAAAGAGGAGATCTGGCAGGCGTCATTGGGATGGGCGGCTCCTGCGGCACGGCGTTAATCACGCCTGCCATGCAGGCGCTACCGGTTGGTATACCCAAAGTGATGGTGTCGACGATGGCATCCGGTGATATTTCTGGCTACGTGGGTGCCAGCGATATCAGCATGATTTATTCTGTCACTGATGTTGCCGGGCTTAACCGCATCTCACGTCAGGTGCTGGGCAACGCGGCGAATCAAATCGCTGGCGCGGTGCTTTTTCCCCTGGAAGAGAATGCGGCGGATAAGCCTGCGCTTGGGCTGACCATGTTTGGGGTGACAACACCCTGTATTCAGACCGTCAGTGCGATGCTGGAAGACGATTACGACTGTCTGGTGTTTCATGCCACGGGCAGCGGTGGTAAAGCCATGGAGAAGCTGGCAGACAGCGGTATGCTGTCAGGCCTGCTGGATCTGACCACGACAGAAGTGTGCGACATGCTGTTTGATGGCGTGCTGGCGTGTGATGAAACGCGTTTTGACGCGGTGGCAAACAAACGCATTCCCTGCGTGATGTCATGCGGTGCACTGGATATGGTTAATTTCGGCCATCAGTCTACGGTGCCGCAAAAATATGCCGGGCGCCTGTTCTATCATCACAATGCTCAGGTGACGTTGATGCGCACCACGGCGGAAGAGAATGTGGCGATGGCGAAGTGGATCGCTGAAAAGCTTAATCGCTGTGACGGCAATCTTGTTTTCCTGATCCCAGAAGGCGGCTTCTCACTACTGGATGCGCCGGGACAGCCCTTCTGGTCGCCAGAAGCCAGTCAGGCCTTTATCACCACGCTGGAAGCTCACGTCCAACAGACCGAAAGCCGTAAAATTCTGCGTCTGCCTTTTAACATCAACGATCCGCAGTTTGCGGTCGCGGCGGTCAAACAGTTTCAACAGCTGGTCGAGAAGGAGTTTTAA
- a CDS encoding TetR/AcrR family transcriptional regulator: MFDSGAFPSITEVAAVAQLSRATAYRYFPTQSALVSAIVTETLSPIKSWRPSQEEVGDRVEELLTFAFPRMLEHEGTLRAALHLSLTQWAQSQSNDNPDKEKLVRGNRKALLQHVVEPLHSELPPHLVERVVHALSLVYGSEIFLVMKDIWGCDNDQLQDIGKWIAKAIIRQAREDSEALS; encoded by the coding sequence ATGTTCGACAGCGGCGCGTTCCCATCCATTACCGAAGTTGCCGCCGTTGCCCAGCTTTCTCGTGCAACAGCCTATCGCTATTTCCCTACCCAAAGTGCGCTGGTCTCCGCCATTGTTACGGAAACCCTCAGCCCGATTAAAAGCTGGCGACCTTCACAAGAAGAGGTGGGGGATCGTGTTGAAGAGCTGCTGACCTTCGCTTTTCCGCGCATGCTTGAACACGAAGGGACACTGCGAGCGGCACTGCATCTTTCCCTAACGCAATGGGCGCAGTCGCAGTCTAATGACAACCCGGACAAAGAAAAGCTGGTGCGAGGAAATCGTAAAGCCTTGTTGCAGCACGTGGTTGAACCTTTACACAGCGAATTGCCGCCCCATCTCGTTGAGCGCGTCGTGCATGCCCTGTCGCTGGTGTACGGTTCAGAAATTTTCCTGGTCATGAAAGATATCTGGGGATGCGATAACGATCAGCTTCAGGATATCGGCAAATGGATAGCGAAAGCGATCATTCGCCAGGCCAGAGAAGATTCTGAGGCACTGAGCTAG